The proteins below come from a single Drosophila suzukii chromosome X, CBGP_Dsuzu_IsoJpt1.0, whole genome shotgun sequence genomic window:
- the LOC108018941 gene encoding transcription factor grauzone has product MICRLCLRCLSPGSAVFLFETDDTLAETRLVKMIAKFLQLEILPDDGISTSVCTECCEHLEDFNGFWQLVEQKQCSLKKEFLTVDVDCAAMKWTGGVDVDVNIDELPLATGDMDEKPLDLHNLSLLGSVLDVNVDSVEVREQVKEQMPGESEEENEKPCLMASEVQLEEDSSDDEPLVRLQTKMKPKPKAKRKASARSSTGQSTISLHRELADLLDDGSKRRRRRAPDQRAPTDVQETELQAVLERKPKGCSRAQLAKSYEEAIASYMSASCDLCDFSAPYLSELKAHFLEVHQREYYIKCCGKIFTRASKLMDHIRKHVNPKLFTCTICQKSLNSQDYLATHIETVHNKVAQIDKVLKFPCPKCDRTFSSERRMANHLSKHDTDQLEHTCAICCKSFANIHRLRRHIQSIHEDLHRHVCDICGKKFKFKPSFDRHLLEHQGVVAPAVECPVCGVWLKNEHSLRLHRFTHDSTDTVCPHCGKTCTSRTALRGHVKYAHKLTTNLQCTFCEKTFKQQRNLDEHMAIHTGLQLYNCPHCPKECRSRSNMYVHIKQRHADEWLRAKMARSHNPQFKPGSTDV; this is encoded by the exons ATGATTTGTCGCCTGTGCCTGCGGTGCCTCAGTCCCGGGAGCGCCGTTTTCCTCTTTGAGACGGACGATACGCTGGCGGAGACGCGACTGGTGAAGATGATCGCCAAATTTCTGCAGCTGGAG ATCCTGCCCGACGACGGCATCTCGACCAGCGTCTGCACCGAATGCTGCGAGCACCTGGAGGACTTTAACGGCTTCTGGCAGCTGGTGGAGCAGAAGCAGTGCTCGTTGAAGAAGGAGTTCCTCACCGTGGACGTCGATTGCGCGGCCATGAAGTGGACGGGCGGCGTCGACGTGGACGTGAACATCGATGAGCTGCCGCTGGCGACTGGCGACATGGACGAGAAGCCACTGGACCTGCACAACCTGAGCCTGCTGGGCAGCGTGCTGGACGTGAATGTGGACAGTGTGGAGGTCAGGGAGCAGGTCAAGGAACAGATGCCCGGCGAGTCCGAGGAGGAGAACGAGAAGCCCTGCCTGATGGCCAGCGAGGTGCAGCTAGAAGAGGACTCCTCGGATG ATGAACCCCTTGTCCGGCTGCAAACCAAGATGAAGCCCAAGCCCAAGGCCAAGCGCAAGGCCTCAGCCCGTTCCTCCACTGGCCAGAGCACCATTTCCCTGCACCGGGAGCTGGCCGATCTGCTCGACGATGGCAGCAAGCGGCGACGCAGAAGGGCACCTGACCAGCGGGCACCCACCGATGTGCAGGAGACCGAGCTGCAGGCCGTACTCGAGCGCAAGCCCAAGGGCTGCTCCCGCGCCCAGCTGGCCAAGAGCTACGAGGAGGCCATCGCCAGCTACATGAGCGCCAGCTGCGACCTGTGCGACTTTAGTGCTCCCTACCTCTCCGAGCTGAAGGCCCACTTCCTGGAGGTGCACCAGCGCGAGTACTACATCAAGTGTTGTGGAAAGATCTTCACGCGCGCTTCCAAGCTTATGGATCACATCCGCAAACATGTCAATCCCAAGCTATTTAC CTGCACCATTTGCCAGAAGTCGCTCAACTCGCAGGACTACCTGGCCACCCACATCGAGACGGTGCACAACAAGGTCGCCCAGATCGACAAGGTGCTCAAGTTCCCCTGTCCCAAGTGCGATCGCACCTTCAGCAGCGAGCGCCGAATGGCCAACCATCTGTCCAAGCACGACACCGATCAGTTGGAGCACACATGCGCGATCTGCTGCAAGAG CTTTGCGAATATACACAGGCTGCGACGCCACATCCAATCCATCCACGAGGACTTGCATCGCCACGTTTGCGACATCTGCGGCAAGAAGTTCAAGTTCAAACCCTCCTTCGACCGCCATTTGCTAGAGCACCAGGGTGTGGTGGCACCGGCGGTGGAGTGCCCTGTGTGCGGAGTCTGGCTGAAGAACGAGCACAGCCTGCGCCTCCACCGATTCACGCACGACAGCACGGACACCGTGTGTCCGCACTGCGGCAAGACCTGCACCTCGCGCACAGCGCTCCGGGGTCACGTGAAGTACGCCCACAAGCTGACCACCAATCTGCAATGCACATTCTGCGAGAAGACATTCAAGCAGCAGCGCAACCTGGACGAACACATGGCCATCCATACGGGCTTGCAGCTGTACAACTGCCCGCATTGCCCGAAGGAGTGCCGCTCCCGCTCCAACATGTACGTCCACATCAAACAGCGCCACGCGGACGAGTGGCTGCGCGCCAAGATGGCGCGTTCGCACAATCCCCAGTTCAAGCCGGGATCCACCGATGTTTAA